A stretch of DNA from Hoeflea ulvae:
CTAAAAAACAAGGGGATTTCGCGCATTTTATGCGTTTTGGCGGCTTTTTTGGCCCTTGCCATGCCGCCAGCTCAGGCGAGGGACATCCTCGTGCCCAATTACATGGACCCGCGCGAGCGCATCCCGATGCCGGATCTGAAGGCCTATGGGCGCATTCGCTTTGCCACCACGGTGGATTTTCCGCCCTTCAGCTTTCTCGACCAGACCGGCCGCATCGCCGGTTTCCACGTCGATCTCGCCCGCGCCATCTGCGATGAGCTGGGTGTGCTGCCGCAATGCCAGATACAGGGCCTGCCGTGGTCCGAGCTTGAAAGCGCGCTCAAGACAGGCCAGGCCGAGGCGTTGATTTCAGGCCTTGCGATCACCGCCGAAAGCCGCGCCACGCACCGTTTCACGCGAACCTACCTGGCCCTGCCCGCGCGGTTTGCCTTGCGCAAGGATGCTGCACCGGGCGGCGAAAATGCCCAGGCGCTTGCCGCGCGGCGGGTCGGGGTGATGGATGGCACCGCGCATGAGGCTATGCTGCGGGACTGGTTTCCGGAGATCCGCACGGTCACGTTTTCCCGTTCGGAATGGATGTTCGATGCGCTCAAGGGGGGCAGGTCGACGCCGTCTTCGGCGACGGGCTGCAATTGTCGTTCTGGCTGTCGAGCAAGGCCGCAGACGGGTGCTGCGCCTTTTTCGACGGCCCCTATTTTTCCCAGGCGCATCTGGGCGAAGGCCTGGCCATTGCTGTGGCCCCGCGCAATGCAGCGCTGGCCACGGCGTTTGATCATGCGCTGGCCAGCCTCAACCGCAATGGCCGCTTCACCGAGCTTTATCTGCGCTGGTTTCCCAACGGGCTTTACTGATCCGCCTTGGGCGCGGGCCTTGGCCTGGGCGCGAACCTGAACGGCAGGGCCAGGGCCCAGCCGAGATTGGCCGTGCGGCCGTCGCGCCATTCCGAAAGACCGATCTCGATGCCGGTATTGCCGCGGCGCGGCGCCCGGGTATAGGTCGAAAACATCCGGTCCCAGATGGCCAGATTAAAGCCGTAATTCGAGTCGGTCTCGCGCGGGTCGGTGGAGTGGTGGATCCGGTGCATGTCGGGTGTCACGATGACAAGCCGCAACACCGCGTCCACTGCCTTGGGCAGCTTTATATTGGCGTGGTTGAACATGGCTGCGCCATTGAGCACGATCTCGAAGACCAGCACCGCCACCGGCGGCGCGCCAAGCGCGATGATGACGGCGGCCTTCCAGACCATCGACAGCACGATTTCCAGCGGATGAAATCTGAGTGCCGTGGTCAGGTCGAAACCGGTGTCGGCATGGTGTATGCGGTGAATGCGCCACAACAAGGGCCATTTGTGGCTGACCAGATGTTCGAGCCAGACCGAGAAATCGAGCACCACGAAGGCCAGAATTCCGGCCAGCCAAAGCGGCAGGCCGAGCAGCGGGAACAGGCCGAGCCCTTGTGACTGCGCCCACAGGGCGGTGCCCACGGCGGCCAGCGGAAACACGATCCGGAGTGCCACGGAGGAGAGCAGCACCATGGCCAGATTGGTGATCCAGCGGCGGGATTTCAGCGCGCCGCGCATTTCCTCGCGCTCAAGCCTTGGCGCCAGCAGCTCGATGACGGCCAGCGTGATGAAAATCGTCGAAAAGGCGAGCAGCCGGATTACCGGTTCGGACAGTCCCAGCAGCGTCATGTCGTGTCTCCGTCTTGTGGACCGGCACTTTCG
This window harbors:
- a CDS encoding sterol desaturase family protein, with product MTLLGLSEPVIRLLAFSTIFITLAVIELLAPRLEREEMRGALKSRRWITNLAMVLLSSVALRIVFPLAAVGTALWAQSQGLGLFPLLGLPLWLAGILAFVVLDFSVWLEHLVSHKWPLLWRIHRIHHADTGFDLTTALRFHPLEIVLSMVWKAAVIIALGAPPVAVLVFEIVLNGAAMFNHANIKLPKAVDAVLRLVIVTPDMHRIHHSTDPRETDSNYGFNLAIWDRMFSTYTRAPRRGNTGIEIGLSEWRDGRTANLGWALALPFRFAPRPRPAPKADQ